One part of the Kryptolebias marmoratus isolate JLee-2015 linkage group LG2, ASM164957v2, whole genome shotgun sequence genome encodes these proteins:
- the LOC108228277 gene encoding alpha-2-macroglobulin-like protein 1, protein MHKSLSWLKESTNDFSNTYTTALLAYVFSLAGDMETRAHLLQHLDSIAIKQGGSTHWTQTASETSASLSVEISSYVLMAKLSHSHSAEDLGYASSIIRWLTSQQNYYGGFSSTQDTVVALQALSLYSSVGFSPAGSNTVTVQSPSGQLTFNVNPANKLLYQEKMLQDATGKYSLEVKGTGCASVQISLHYNIPPPPDVSTLRVEVKPEYDTSQTPKLTLQIQSHYSGKEESTNMLILDIALLSGFIPDPQSLKDLEGALLVDRVEQKDGHVLVYLKELIKDTPVNHRLVLLQQIPVHNLKPAVIALYDYYQPSDRAEREYNAK, encoded by the exons ATGCACAAGAGTCTTTCATGGCTCAAAGAGTCCACCAATGACTTCAGCAACACTTACACTACAGCTCTGCTGGCATATGTATTCTCACTGGCAGGGGACATGGAGACCCGTGCTCACCTTCTGCAACATCTTGACTCAATTGCAATAAAACAAG GGGGTTCAACCCACTGGACTCAGACAGCATCAGAAACATCAGCTTCTCTGTCTGTGGAGATCAGCTCCTATGTGCTGATGGCCAAACTCAGTCACTCCCACTCTGCTGAAGACCTGGGCTACGCCTCCAGCATTATTAGGTGGCTGACAAGTCAGCAGAACTATTACGGAGGCTTTTCTTCCACTCAG GACACGGTGGTGGCGCTTCAGGCTCTGTCCCTCTACTCCAGTGTAGGATTCAGTCCAGCAGGTTCAAACACAGTGACAGTTCAATCTCCCAGTGGACAACTGACATTTAATGTGAATCCTGCCAACAAACTGCTCTACCAGGAGAAGATGCTGCAGGATGCAACAGGAAAGTACAGCTTGGAGGTGAAGGGCACTGGATGTGCCTCGGTGCAG ATTTCTCTTCACTACAACATCCCACCTCCTCCTGATGTCAGTACTCTGAGAGTGGAGGTTAAACCAGAGTACGACACCTCTCAGACACCCAAACTCACCCTGCAGATTCAGTCTCA ctaCAGTGGAAAAGAAGAAAGTACAAACATGTTGATCCTTGATATCGCCTTGCTTTCTGGATTCATCCCAGACCCCCAGTCTTTGAAGGAT CTTGAAGGTGCTCTGCTGGTGGATCGCGTTGAACAGAAGGACGGTCATGTTCTGGTGTACCTGAAAGAG CTTATAAAGGATACACCAGTCAACCACAGGTTGGTGCTTTTGCAGCAGATCCCAGTGCACAACCTCAAACCAGCCGTGATCGCCCTCTATGACTACTACCAGCCAA GTGACCGGGCTGAGAGAGAATATAATGCGAAGTGA